Below is a window of Impatiens glandulifera chromosome 2, dImpGla2.1, whole genome shotgun sequence DNA.
ctaagtcgtttttcccaaaaaaaaacttatatccTCCacatatttagtattttatactaaatatttataattttgtgtatgggtatatgatttatatgattaataattcaaaataaacccCTCAACCCACATTAAACATATATCATCatcttttccaaaaaaatatatatcctataacattaaataaaacaaaacatctaagaacataataaaatattaaaatgtcgcAAATTTATCGACGTGTGTTTATAAAGATATTTGGTAGAATTTAAGACATAAGTTTTTTTTGAACAAATTCATTTCAATTAAAGAATAACGCAATACTAGATCAGCCAATCCCAGTAATGCCTAAAACAAAAACACATGGGACAAGCCAAAACCAAAACCCACCCATATAACATGCTCATGACCAACTCTCATGCCTAAACAAACAACCATACATATAATTTATAGGTTACAAATTCAAAACTTATATACAtcttttttaatcttaattttttaattattcgtTCCAattttatgagcgggtcaacctgAAACCtgacccaaatatttatttacactcATAAATTTATCTAAATCAACCACAACTCTCCCCTACGAATGTAGAATTAAAAGTCATTATACTTATAGATAATGAAGTGTATAGTATATTTAGTGAATGggcaaataatataatataatatggatAGAGAAACTTATTCATTTTATTCCAATATGAAACATTCATGATTTCactcatatataattaaatttattatcatgAATTAGGATCAAAATGATctaattataaactaaaaatgaGAGCAATTAATATGATTACAAAAACATCAAATCTAACTCTTTAAATGTCACCAATACTGCATGATACAACTGGATACACTACGGAAGTGACAGACACGTTCGCGTTCTTGCAAGTCGAATAAACATTTTCACCCTTAGAGCTTGAAGTTATGTTTACATTgtcaaaaacaatattattgcATGGAACTTCATTGCTGCAATCTAGGAGTATTGCTTGATTAATTGCAGACGTTCCTTgtacatttatatatttcacaTTACTCACTTCCACCGCGCCGGACTTCAAAAGAAATATATCAATACAATAATACTTATAttgttttacaaaattaattagacATGTTGTATTATACTTACTTTTGGGGGACAGTCGTGTTTTCCATTGCAATACTTTTGATCAATAATAATAGAGTTCTCAACATCATTCAAATGGATGTGttcaaatctaatattttttgcATATCCTTTTCCACCCTAAAAAATAAGATCAAATCACAgtgttaaatgattttttaattataaatttatttttcagcATAGTTAATTTACCTGCCATGTCTTTATCCTTGCCCCATTTTGTGTTCCAGTGAAATTGCAATTTAGTATATGAACATCTTCCACAGTATCTTGAGACCCGAATTCACCGAGGCTACCCACACTTCAATAATATGACAATAAAAAACAAGATTATTATGGTTCTTATCTAGATAATGATCCAGATTCAAAAAGGGTTTTCAAATGGACGATATTTTACCTTATGCCATGCCCAGGTCCGCATTGAACTCCTTCAACAAAAATGTTTGAACTACCGGAACAAATTGCAACACAATCATCCCCTACAATAATATACatacaataaattatatgtttttttaataacaaattacTATCACACATTCGATCACACCTGTGCCAATAATAGTGTTGGTGATATTAACGTTAGTTGAGGAAGAGATGCCGATTCCATCCGTATTAGGGCTGTCTTTGGGTGCGGTTATTTTAAGGCCAGAAATGGTAACCTGGTTGCATGAATGTAAGTTTATATGTCTACCTGGAGGGTTCATATGAGTCAACCCTCTTAATTCAAGGTTTTTGCAGCTTGAAAACTTTAATCCCTGCATCAATTAATTCCCACATTTGTATAAGAGGAGATgcttaaagaaagaaaacaattaattatgaatacCTTAACTAGTTAATTAAATCCAACATGATTGTTatcaaattaataagaaaacatattaacttaacatcccatattatcataatttttcactttaatttgacatttttccaataaaaaacAAACTTGACGCCTTAGGGTTGTAAATCCCTAAGTCCAAGGCTTTTGCAACTAACATAGGATGGTAATATTTTGTAATGACTTTTAAACATCAA
It encodes the following:
- the LOC124924293 gene encoding probable polygalacturonase At3g15720; the encoded protein is MDMNLMNPNLKAFLQAWNKTCTSSSNATMVVPEGNKYLLTPLQFNGPCKGPSVQVQIDGTLVAPKTIGKWTGCVGNTWIGFSYVDGLRVYGNGKLDGQGSLWWENPGNEDHNDDIINNNNWNQKEASTCSRPMGLKFSSCKNLELRGLTHMNPPGRHINLHSCNQVTISGLKITAPKDSPNTDGIGISSSTNVNITNTIIGTGDDCVAICSGSSNIFVEGVQCGPGHGISVGSLGEFGSQDTVEDVHILNCNFTGTQNGARIKTWQGGKGYAKNIRFEHIHLNDVENSIIIDQKYCNGKHDCPPKSGAVEVSNVKYINVQGTSAINQAILLDCSNEVPCNNIVFDNVNITSSSKGENVYSTCKNANVSVTSVVYPVVSCSIGDI